From candidate division WOR-3 bacterium, the proteins below share one genomic window:
- a CDS encoding bifunctional nuclease family protein, with translation MIEVRVEAVLIDNATNSPVMLLREVGGNRVLPVFIGAAEASAIAYALEGTQYVRPLTLDLMRNLIVGLEGKVKRVIITKLEEETFYAEVVIETKDRVVAIDARPSDSVGLAVRVGAPIYVAEAVMEQAGQELSAEEEERLKELRSRLRAINPEDFGSYEI, from the coding sequence GTGATTGAGGTCAGGGTTGAGGCGGTATTAATCGACAACGCTACCAACTCCCCGGTGATGCTTCTCCGCGAGGTTGGGGGCAACCGGGTTCTGCCGGTTTTTATTGGTGCGGCAGAGGCGTCAGCAATCGCCTATGCGCTTGAAGGAACCCAGTATGTGAGACCATTGACCCTCGATTTAATGCGGAATCTGATTGTCGGGTTGGAGGGCAAGGTCAAAAGGGTAATCATCACCAAACTGGAGGAGGAGACATTTTATGCCGAGGTGGTGATTGAGACCAAGGATAGGGTGGTGGCGATTGACGCGCGCCCATCAGATTCGGTGGGGCTGGCGGTAAGGGTGGGTGCGCCCATATATGTGGCTGAGGCGGTGATGGAACAGGCGGGGCAGGAGCTTTCAGCTGAGGAGGAGGAGCGGCTCAAGGAACTGCGCTCAAGACTGCGGGCGATCAACCCTGAGGATTTTGGTAGTTACGAAATTTAG